DNA from Helicoverpa zea isolate HzStark_Cry1AcR chromosome 22, ilHelZeax1.1, whole genome shotgun sequence:
gattgcatATCCGACCAGCTCCACCCAGTCACCCTAGCAACGAAAGCCCCGTGGTTGTCAAAATTTttataacgactgccaaacatgttcaaatgacaaccgggacccacCAGtgtatcgtgccttccgaaacatagGCAGTATTTACAAGTATCTAAAGTATTAATTCTTGATGTTTCAGGAAGCAAAGACCGTGCTAGCATGGCTTCGAGGAGTGAATGTAGTGGACCGAGGAGTGGAACAGGATATCGAGAGCATCGTCAGGGTTGAGAAGCAAACGCAGGCCGACTCGCAGTCCGTTTGGAAGATAATCAGTAAGTCTTATTAATACTTGCAGGCATTTTGACGTAAGTTAAAGTAGACCCCGATAAAGTGGGTATAGAATATATAAAGTTCATATTCTGAATTTATACATGCATTGAAAAAAGTAATAGCAACATTATTTTGTGCGTGAAGACATCATTGCTATTATTTTAGACATGCACGGCACACGGCAAACTTTTGATCTGCCTGTTGTTTGATTGTGGTCACAATCCAAGGAGTTCTATAGTACCCAAGTTTCGGTCGGTATCCTAGCTTATGCACCAATCTTCCACAATACATTGGTACCTCGAGTAAAGCTTGTTATTATGTCAAAATGTATTATAGTCATCACAATTTCCGGGATCGAACCATTAGTTCCTCAACCatgtaaaaaaacattcacATAATACTTCATATCTTTCTCCCACAGTGCAAGACAAGCCAACATTCAAGGCCTTTATCATCACCCTGATCATCAAAATCACCCAGCAGTTCGACGGCTACCTGATAGTGCTGATCTTCGCTGGTGTGGTCTTCGAGAGGGCCTCAGAGTCCATCAGCCTCAAGCTGAGTCCCAACAAGCAGGTCATGATGATAGGCGTCGTACAGTTGCTGGGGTCTATCGTCGCTACTTGCATTGTTGAGAAGACTGGTAGAAAGGTCAGTATGTTTTGGATATCATTGATTTGAAAGGCATTGAGTTTTGGGTTTAGACCTTAATTTGAATGCGTCGTTAGTTTAATAGTTCCAGGCTCCTCTAAAACGTCAAAGAAACGGTTGTGGAAGCTAGCATAAAATCGCGTTTATTTTAGATCAAAGGATTATTACTTACTCCTCAAAGGATTATTACTTCCAATGGAAACCAATCTTGATTTGTGACAAGAGGCTTAAGCTTATAACAAAAGGATTcataacataaaaacaactttgcgaaatatttttggagatagATGTACCTAAACACAACAATTTCTGAAAATATTATCAGGGTTATTTCCAAAAACTTCAAGTAATTCATTTCTCGCCGGTcatctggaagccgaccccaacgtagttgggaaaaaggctcaggagattaTGACTTTTCAATCGTTTGCTtgacttttttaaattacataacaCCATATGGATTTAGCCCATATtcatacaatacatattttcacacaaaataaatctctttttatCTCTCTTCCAGCTTCTCCTAGTAACAACATCATTCGCAGTGGGCGTGGGTATGCTGATCCTGTCAGCTTGGTTCTACATGACGTCCTCAGGCATGTGGCTGCCGGGCTGGCTGCCGGTCCTCGCCATGTGTATGTGCATATTCGCTGATGCTGCAGGGTTCCAGCCTATatcgtatattattattacgGATCTGTTTACATTCCAGGTTGGTAAATACTTTGGTCTATTTTGTGATGATGAAAATAGTGTGGTTTGCTTTATGTCTTAGAtaagtttaattttgtgtttccGCATAATTTTAGTGCCAATAAAAGAATCGTTAGGTACTTCTAAAAATGCCAAGATTCAACCGTAAATCATTTGGACTCTGCCTTTTAAAGACATCTTTACAAATCCCTGCACCTGTAATATTAGGGTAATTTAACGGCaataattgtaataataaaaacagcaaGAGGTCTCGCAAAAACATTATTACATACATGAACGTTCCGATTAATGCTCAAATTCAGCGAACGATCAACTGCAAACCTCCTCAATCTCAAATATTCACTTCTATCTAGTAATTAGTActaattcatatattttttcattccaGCTCCGCGGCACAGTATCAGCATTCGCGAACGTCTGCGCGAAAATGAGCAACTTCGTTCAAACGAAATGGTTCACCATCCTCTGCGAACTCATAGGCATCCACTGGACCTTCCTATTCTTCGCTGCCGTCTGCTTTATAGCTTGCTTCTACAGTGTCATATACTTCCCTGAGACCAGGCAGAAGACCATTGATGAAATATACTCGAAGCTCTCAGGTAAGGCAAAGAAGGATGATAGTAGGATTGAATCAGTTCCTTAATAGTAGCTTTAGATGTGTCTTGTAGCTTTGCCTTTGGTTTTCCTAAAACAGCTCAGTAGACTGTAGTTGTTTTTATATGCAGATAGGAAGAAAATTGAGAAAGGGATATGTAGTTATAGTCTTGTGAAAAATTCCTTTCTCTAGCTCGTCTGCATCAATATTTGTGTCATAATAAGATTGCATTATGACAATACTTCCAAAATGCCAAATTTTCTGATTGCGTGTTTTATCGATATTTCTGATAATCGATATTACCTGAAcccaagggcggatccaccgttgtgggcacgatgggcatgcccacaaccttaatAGACTTATGTTGATGATAACacaagggaacaaaataatactttttttttgttgcatttaattttatgactgttgtttactaattcgaagtcaccatatttttttttctaacagcttCAGTTTTTGAGGTAGTTTTTTGtcccaaaacttaaaaaaattcgcactttacggTGGTTTAAGTCCACTGTTGAAAACGTTAGataagtttaagttaaaattgaaagtagaaaaggatagcacccccataacgccctctttcagcACTTTCCGGTTAAGAAGAAGCgatgaagaacaaacttcccagcaacacagctgtctattacaataaaattattattatttacaataggcactattttacatttttttgttgttttggtaTACCGTTTACTCAAAAAAAAAtcgctttttttttacttgtttgggTGATTTCGTAtcccaagactccaaaattttgcgctcgctacgctcacagcttcttaatttcacagtcctttttttataatttctttaggtatgtTTGTGGCacggaactcaaaaatttcgcgctcgctccgctcgcgctatTTCATACGGTTTTGTCCTGCGTCTTcgtttttggttttataacttggtagCTATAAAACAATCCAAAAAGCTTGATAAACtcgcgcaaaaaaaaaaaactcacaatctttccactTGGGgctttagtaatgattgcacccggtacataagctagagacggaacagatagtgagcataatatgcgtttagatatatacctaaaaaaaaaacgtcaaatatcttcaaaaaaacaaaaatcttcgcgtttttagcattattagattcgttcgtaattttattttgtcgattTTTCTTGTGGTGCTCTATAGGTAGccgccccgggtaccacccgatgctacgctgCCACTGGTTAAAGTTgggaagtgcaccaaatgcgtcaaaccgtcaaaaaatataagttactagccgttttcccgcggtttcacccgcgtcccgtggtaactactgcctgtaccaggataaaatatagcctatgttactcaactgaacaaacaaacaaagttttcctctttataatattagtatagattgattgaaataggtttgaatcgaaactaactatttttttttatcgggtcctacttcctcctaagtttattttaattcctaTATAATGCCAAAGTCCGATGCTCAGAAAATAtcggaaataatttaattcaatagttcataaacgacttgcatgaTTGctaatgagcatgttcatgccCCGACTCGTACTTAGCCGGTTTTCGtgtagctgtgaccacaaccttttttgacggctggatccgcgcttgcCTGAACCTTGTTTGTGATCCACCTTCAACAAATTTTCTTTGAGATCGTTAAAAGTCAAaggcctaaaaataaaaaatctaagaaaTGGTGCCTCAATATCCGTCCAGTGTTTTTGAAAACCCAAAAGACAAAGCGTCGTTGGGAAttcttgttttaattaataaattgttgtgattttgtaatgaatttatttatattgtgtaTTCTAATTATAATTGTATGAAG
Protein-coding regions in this window:
- the LOC124641328 gene encoding facilitated trehalose transporter Tret1-like, whose translation is MRSRPVSNSVFFKMNFLITRITWMNGTRINQYFFATIITIPLLSFGMVQGWLSPMISVLQSADGPSPEPYTSSDISWMASVTYITAIIFGAPMGYLTDRFGRKLMTLVTTLSLIIYWQIKLLCLEPWALILARAVAGIPCSSCYIVLPIYLKEISDIDLRGALGSLLILNRNIGYLMSYICADVLSVNTMLWLGLLVPTVTFFIFLAMPETPEYLVKQGKVDEAKTVLAWLRGVNVVDRGVEQDIESIVRVEKQTQADSQSVWKIIMQDKPTFKAFIITLIIKITQQFDGYLIVLIFAGVVFERASESISLKLSPNKQVMMIGVVQLLGSIVATCIVEKTGRKLLLVTTSFAVGVGMLILSAWFYMTSSGMWLPGWLPVLAMCMCIFADAAGFQPISYIIITDLFTFQLRGTVSAFANVCAKMSNFVQTKWFTILCELIGIHWTFLFFAAVCFIACFYSVIYFPETRQKTIDEIYSKLSGKAKKDDSRIESVP